Proteins found in one Rhinolophus ferrumequinum isolate MPI-CBG mRhiFer1 chromosome 9, mRhiFer1_v1.p, whole genome shotgun sequence genomic segment:
- the LOC117027132 gene encoding 60S ribosomal protein L23a-like has translation MVPQVKKDAAAPPEAEAKAKALKAKKAELKGVRNHTKKKIRTSPTFRGPRYCGDKGGLTILGRAPGRNKPDHSAISKFPLTTESAMKKTEDNSTRVFIVDGKANKHRIKQAGKTLCDTDTAVVNALTRPDGQKTLYTLSWLPTMMLPTKLGSSNLSPAG, from the coding sequence ATGGTGCCACAAGTGAAGAAGGACGCCGCTGCCCCTCCCGAAGCCgaagccaaagcaaaggctttaaaggcaaagaaagcagagctgaaagGCGTCCGCAACCACACAAAAAAGAAGATCCGGACATCACCCACCTTCCGAGGGCCAAGGTACTGCGGCGACAAAGGCGGCCTCACTATCCTCGGAAGAGCCCCGGGGAGAAATAAACCTGACCACTCCGCCATCAGCAAATTCCCCCTAACTACcgagtcagccatgaagaagacagaagacaacAGTACACGTGTGTTCATTGTGGATGGCAAGGCCAACAAGCACCGGATCAAACAGGCTGGGAAGACGCTCTGTGACACTGACACGGCCGTGGTCAACGCCCTAACCAGGCCTGATGGACAGAAGACCCTATATACGCTCAGCTGGCTCCCGACTATGATGTTGCCAACCAAGTTGGGGTCATCTAAcctgagtccagctggctaa
- the LOC117026902 gene encoding tubulin beta-2A chain: MREIVHIQAGQCGNQIGAKFWEVISDEHGIDPTGSYHGDSDLQLERINVYYNEAAGNKYVPRAILVDLEPGTMDSVRSGPFGQIFRPDNFVFGQSGAGNNWAKGHYTEGAELVDSVLDVVRKESESCDCLQGFQLTHSLGGGTGSGMGTLLISKIREEYPDRIMNTFSVMPSPKVSDTVVEPYNATLSVHQLVENTDETYSIDNEALYDICFRTLKLTTPTYGDLNHLVSATMSGVTTCLRFPGQLNADLRKLAVNMVPFPRLHFFMPGFAPLTSRGSQQYRALTVPELTQQMFDSKNMMAACDPRHGRYLTVAAIFRGRMSMKEVDEQMLNVQNKNSSYFVEWIPNNVKTAVCDIPPRGLKMSATFIGNSTAIQELFKRISEQFTAMFRRKAFLHWYTGEGMDEMEFTEAESNMNDLVSEYQQYQDATADEQGEFEEEEGEDEA, from the exons ATGCGCGAGATCGTGCACATCCAGGCGGGCCAGTGCGGTAACCAGATCGGCGCCAAG ttttgGGAGGTCATCAGTGATGAACATGGGATTGACCCCACTGGCAGTTACCATGGAGACAGTGATTTGCAGCTGGAGAGAATCAATGTGTACTACAATGAAGCTGCTG GAAACAAATACGTACCACGGGCCATCCTTGTGGATCTGGAACCAGGCACGATGGACTCAGTCAGGTCTGGACCATTCGGCCAGATCTTCAGGCCCGACAACTTCGTGTTTG GCCAGAGCGGGGCGGGGAACAACTGGGCAAAGGGCCACTACACGGAGGGAGCTGAACTGGTAGACTCAGTCCTGGACGTGGTGAGGAAGGAGTCAGAGAGCTGTGACTGCCTGCAGGGCTTCCAGCTGACCCACTCGCTGGGGGGCGGCACGGGGTCCGGGATGGGCACACTGCTCATCAGCAAGATCCGGGAAGAGTATCCCGACCGCATCATGAACACCTTCAGCGTGATGCCCTCGCCCAAGGTGTCCGACACGGTGGTGGAGCCCTACAACGCCACCCTCTCCGTCCACCAGCTGGTAGAAAACACAGATGAAACGTACTCGATCGACAACGAGGCGCTGTACGACATCTGCTTCCGCACCCTGAAACTGACCACCCCCACGTACGGAGACCTCAACCACCTGGTGTCGGCCACCATGAGCGGGGTCACCACCTGCCTGCGCTTCCCGGGCCAGCTGAACGCAGACCTGCGCAAGCTGGCCGTGAACATGGTGCCCTTCCCGCGCCTGCACTTCTTCATGCCCGGCTTCGCCCCGCTCACCAGCCGGGGCAGCCAGCAGTACCGCGCCCTGACGGTGCCCGAGCTCACCCAGCAGATGTTCGACTCCAAGAACATGATGGCCGCCTGCGACCCCCGCCATGGCCGCTACCTGACGGTGGCCGCCATCTTCCGGGGCCGCATGTCCATGAAGGAGGTGGACGAACAGATGCTCAACGTGCAGAACAAGAACAGCAGCTACTTCGTGGAGTGGATCCCCAACAACGTGAAGACGGCCGTGTGCGACATCCCGCCGCGCGGCCTGAAGATGTCGGCCACCTTCATCGGCAACAGCACGGCCATCCAGGAGCTGTTCAAGCGCATCTCGGAGCAGTTCACGGCCATGTTCCGGCGCAAGGCCTTCCTGCACTGGTACACGGGCGAGGGCATGGACGAGATGGAGTTCACCGAGGCCGAGAGCAACATGAACGACCTGGTGTCCGAGTACCAGCAGTACCAGGACGCCACTGCCGACGAACAGGGGGAGTTCGAGGAGGAGGAGGGCGAGGATGAGGCTTGA